TGGAACAAGAAATGGATGAAGCCTTGATGAGACGCTGGCTCCCACCGATAGAATAAAATGAGGCATTTCGAAATCCAGAGGAAGTGCCCACATACCCAGGCATGTAGAGGCGTACTGGCACATTTATAGCAAAAGACTAGGCCATTTGATTTCATGTGTGGAAATCATAGAGCTCTTATCTCGTGGGTCATTATGGAGTCTGACGTAATGAGATGCTTCGAGGGGTGTGGTGTAGCTAAGATGTGGGTCACCATTGCACCCCAGACGAGAcaccttcttttcttcttgtttgcATTTCATGTGGGAGTTGTGAGACAGATATAGGCCGGCTGGAGCCCACACTTCCATTTCTCtttcgctttctctctctttcacgcatgcatacacacacacacacacacacacacacacacacacacagaaaagagtAGTGTCTATGTACTTACTCATAATACTGTGACCACATGAGGGCAGTGCACTTCAGTAACTTTCCAGTCTATAAAGTTAGTCATGTGAAACTACATTAATTTTGTGTCAGTTCTACGTGTGTATTGGTCCATTAACTCCCACACATGGTATTCcactatgtgtgtttgttgttgggtGTTTAGAGTAATATGCATGGAGGGGGCGCGGACCTACAGTTGGGTCTGATACAGCTGCCTTGACGCATACTTGCCACATTTTCTTCCAAAAGCCTGGTTGCTGTTCATTGTTATTTGATGAGACAGCAAGCAAAGCCTTCGCTGCAGGCTTTTTTGGACAGGACGCAGAGCTGGGGTGTCAGTAACAGAATCTGCCCAGTCTCCACAGCGGCACGGCTGCCTTCATCTGGAACAGTAGCCTACTTCGTGTTCTGGCGGGCTGGTGGAACATGTAGTGGCTTGCACACAGGGTAAGGCACAGAGGCGCCATGCAGTATTCTGCATGACTCTGCAGTGTGTGGTGATGCGGGCCCTTGCTATTGCATATGTcggtgtcattaaaaaaaacaacatttgcttGTGCAAATTTGCACGTTACCTGAGTGATATGATAACAAACTCACTCATGCCCTCCCTCACACATTAGCTAAAGTGCTGCAACTACAGAGAGACATTGATGACACTAATAGGGGTGATGACTCATCAATAAGCTTCAgcataaacaaaaccaaacagccaCACCCTTAATCTTTGAATGACAGCCCACTGCAGTCACAGAGTAACTAATCAACCAACTGGAGTGTTGACTCACCTCATGAGGATATACAATATTACCCAAGTTTCACTGTGTGTATCAGAAGTTTAACCTCCAACATACTTTTCCTCTGAGATACAAAGTAGAAACTGGATGgaccagatgtgtgtgtgtgtgtgtgtgtgtgtgtgtgtgtgtgtatgttgcagtgAGTGtgagtttctttctttcccacTCTGGGATTAAGGTCACAccctcctcactctctgtcgctctctcccttttcctctgtctctttcctctggctGTCCCTGTCCTTGTTTGGCTGAATTTCAGCATTAAACTAGAAAATATGTTTGGCCTTCATCATGCAGGGGGAATCCTCCCTGCTCCCCTTAGTTCATTGTGTTTATGGCCATAATAATCAATCAGCAGGGCAAGTATCCAGTGTGCGCTGTGGGGATTATTTACTCAGTCTTGTCTAACCAGGAATTGACAATGTACAGAATGCTCTGAATGAATAACATCCACTCCATGTCGGTAATCAACTGTATCTGATATAAAGTCTTTAATGATTAGTGCTTCATTAATCCCCAGATGAGAATTATTCTTTTGGCTTTTCACTGATGTTAAAGAACAATTTCAGCAACAGAACAGTGGGAGGGATTCATCAACCTGCTCAAGGATACTTAGCAGGGCAGATGCTTGTCGTTACAGAGTTGAGTTTTTGCTCATAGACTGTGTCTCTGCTCACAACACCTCCCCACTGCCACAAATAGGCAAGGAAACTGTTTGTATATGTCATCGGTTCTGTCTTCTAGATCCTCTCGCAGTTAAAGTGATAAAGAGAAACTGATGTAattaataaaaagagaaattagaCATGgcagttttgattgacagctaaGTTGTTCTATGATGGCCTCATCAGCCAGACAAGTTCTCATGAGTTCATCACAGTGTAAGGTCTCAGCTGGCTTGCACGTCTTGCACATTGCTACTGCTGAATAGCATTTGtgttcacagttcataaaaaatacaatagtATTGACACATAAATGCTGTACAGTAGTTCAACTCAGTGAGTCAGCAGCACATAACAGTCTAAAATGTCCATTTATGGCAGCTTGCTTTGACATTTATGTCACCAGCATGAATAAAAGGGATCTAACCAGGCAAATTGGAAAGGAATCTGTAGTGTACTCTGCACCACAGTGTGTAGTAGCGAACAACTATGTTGCATCACGCAAGTCATGTAGAAACCATATTTGGTGAGCAAATCACAGATGAGATTGTATGCCTAATTGTGAACATGTGGAATGCATTACCTCTGCTATCATTATGCAGCTTTTGGCAGGCTGCATTTCAATTCAAGCAAAACATCGTAGAAGGTCACTGATCATTTATAAGTGCATGCTCATGCAGAATATACACAAAAAATGAGCTTTTTGAGAGTAACTCTGCTGCTATATGTTATAAATAACAGCGGATCTCTGGTATACACAAATATAGTTATtcaaaaattataaatatatatatatatgatgaaTGTGGCTCCTGGATTTATACCCAGAACGTTATAATCAGTGACGTAAAGACGCCTCTTGGCTGAATTCTTCAATCTGGATTTAGTTGATGCTGATTTAAAAGATGGAAACTGATGTCTGGGTAGAAAAAATGGTAAGTAAGGGATGGGAGTCAAGACAGTCAATTTAGACCGCTACTGAGCCTTTGTCAATGTTGCCATAGAGACGAgggcaaacaaagaaaaggtaTTTCTGTCATTTAGCAAAGCCGTCTCCTCTGTTTGTAGTTAAAGCTTAGATGGACTGGTGAAGCAGAACCTAAGACTTCTGGGTATGATGCATACCAAGCAGAGCAACAAGAGTTATTAAATCACTTTAACACAAATCATGATATGATCACTATGTAAGCATTACTGTGTGCTTGTGTAAGTGCATGAAATCGTGCTTGTAACAAAAAGACAGTGAATCCTACCTGTGATGCACGAGTGCACGCGTGCCGGCTgggtgtgtctttgtgtgtgtgagagacacacCATTCTCCTTCTACTTGATGAGGAGGCCTCCTACATAGTGCAGGCATGATACTGCAGATGGTTCAGCATATTCCCATCTCTATGGGCACGCGGACACAACAGGCTCCGCTAGTAATTTTGGCTCCCTGCAGGGAGGACTAATTGCATACACAAACAGGTTTGtttgcaaaacaatgaaaatgaatggagtTACAAACTGTGGCAATTGATTGTATATACTGTGGATAATAGCTTTAACAGACTGTCGTACACGGTCACATACAGCAGTATAgtttcaatatttttgtatttcaataGTTTTGAAATATGTGCTGGTTTTGGGGCAGTTTGATTGCACATAATAGTATTGTTAGATTTAGCTCATTGTTGGGCAAGACAAGAAAAGATGACGTAAGATCGTGTGAGAAGCAGGAGATAAGGAAGTCATTTGAGGACCTCATAGAAACAACTCTTGGCCAAATCACTGCCAGAAAAGGACCAAATAAAGCTGCTGCACATGTGACAAGATTAACCTTTGTAGCCAGTTGGTTAGGCCATACACTTTACGTATtccagtatttccatttgaatgTTGATTATATTCcatcaaaatatacaaaaataactGAACAAATGTAATACTTGCAAGGAGAACCGTCACTATAACCTAATTCAAAAAGTACTGTAGAAAACTTctgagaaacaggaaacattgTCCCAGCGTATGAAACTTGTACATCACAAGGCCTTTTAGTGGGACAACTGCAGCTCAGCTTAAACACTGACCAGTGAGCCGAGACGTTCATCTCTGATTGCCTTCAGCACGCTGAGGCCTTTCACAAATCACCGAGCTCCGCAGAGCACCTGCCAACAACCTGCCATACATGTACATGACCTGAGCACACATAGgctacacacacagctgctggtgTGAGCTACGCTGAGTGCTTTACACGAAAGCAGATGGCTCCTCAGACGGGTCATTAATAAGAGCCAGTGGGGAGGCTGTGTCTGGTGGGTTATTTTTGGATTTAGTGTTGTGTGTTATTTAGGGATGAAAGTTGTATTGGTGACTCTATTTCTGTGTTGGAGTAAGTGGGAGGTTGCCAACCggcaccagagagagagagagcaacattTAGAGTAATTGGCTCCCTGTTCAGTCTGACAATATTCTCCAGAAGACCCATTAATAATTACACAAAGCATGAATGGCGGCCTTTAACCTGGGTGCAACCGGTTTTATCACCACAGCTTTTAAAGAATGTGTTAAGGCATGGTGGCACTTGTTGATTGTTGTAGTCAGGTCAATGTAGTCAGGTTTTTAGCATTCAAACTGTGCAATGTCTCAGTTTCCCAGAAAGTCAGTCCAGGAAATTACAGTGCTGTTTAATAGACCTATAATTTACTTCAGAATAACAATACTTTAACCCTGTTCTAACTGATTTATTTTAGACCCTGGCAGACACATCTATTGTACCTCTCTCCACCATCCTGTTAATCGTTTGTTATCTCAAGGTGTCCATCTGTTGCTGTGGTGTGCCATGTGTCACACAGGAAGGTTGCAGCacatgtcacttcctgtcacaaatGAAAGTACAGCTCAATATTTATTCATCAGTTTAGGTCTTTATCTGTAGAGGAATATAATCTTTCTGTAATTAGAAAATCATGTAGCTTCCTGCTATTTGGTTCAGATTGTTTTTATCTGCTGAAACAACAAGGCTAAAAGTAATCTTCTTCACTAAAAGATTCTTCTTAGCACTAACTTCCTGTTCATTAATTTAGTTTACTGTATGAGAGATCGGTTTACAGACATGTTGGCCCTCAAAAGCCTCCATTATCTATAGAAAGATATCGAACACAACCGCATCTATGAAATTAAAAGTGTAGATGAAATACATTGGTAGTATCTGTCCACTTGCTCTCATGTGACATTTTTTCAAGACAGTGGAAAAGAAGTAGATTCTGTTTAAGTTTTTTCTAAAGCGTGTGAAAGAGCTATACTTTAAATGCACAGCCTCCATTAATTACATCTGTGAGCCTGAATCATTGCTGCTACACACATCCCTCCCACTGCACAACTTCTCCGCCAAATGCAAACACAGGCCTCTGGCTCCCTATAATTATTAGCACATTGTCCGAGGCGGAGGGAAAAGCAATGTGCGACAGATTCTGAGGAGCTTACAACTGCCTGGAAGCTGAATGTCACTCTGCATGCTGCTTTTACGAGACTGTTTAAACGGACCCCATGACAACCGAGACGCTGAGACTTTCTGAGCTGCAGCTCCGGCCCATCCAGCCAGCCCCAAAGtccctttgtgtgtgtcaatagTGGATGTTGTCGGAAATGCCTGTGAAGACAACTGCTTTCAATCAAGAGACAGTGATTttgagatggaaaacaaaaagtaatcCACGGGTGAATCGTAGCCTCGATGGGCTGAATTTGTTAGATAAAGATAAGGCAGAGGGGTGTGTTTGAGGAGAGCAATTTTTGGCTCCTGTTGCTCATGGCAACTGGAGGATGCACTGTCCTGGGTTATAAAAACCCCCAGAGGTATTGGAGGCTTATGATGGTAAGGGCAGGGTTGTGACAGCTAAACAAATCgctgtaatgtaaaatataagaCCGTCCATATTCTAACCATCATGTTTGCAGgcaataacacacaaacacaaagcttcTAAAGACTCCAGACTATGAGAGTTTCTCTAATTCATCttgtttaaaaggaaaagttcaacagtTTTAGAAAaacgcttattcactttttgGCAAAAAGTTAGATGAGGTGATcaataccactcatgtctgtctgttaaatgaagcagccggttagcttagcttagcacaaagactggaaacattgggaaacagctagcctggcacaTAACCCAAATAAAAGAGCAAATTTTTACAGTTCAGTATTTGTatgaagtaaacaaaaaaagctgttttcccctgtttccagtctctaagctacgctaagctaaccggctgctgcttcatatttaatgaactGATATATCTTTTCTTCTAACTGTCCACCAGGAAGCGACTGTGTTaaccaaaatgttaaactattcctttaatcttAAATAATTAGAAGGTAAATATGATGGGAAGTATTCCaaccatcctttttttttgttttgctgtacaTATCTACGCCAGCCAATCAAAccaacatttaaacacatggacacatttGTGCAAACATGGTGAGAAAAAGCTTGAGGGTGAAACACTCTGACTCTTCAAGTAAAGTGAGCATACTATCCGTTAACTCCCCAGCTCTATGGAAACGACTGTGGGTAGAGGCAGGCAGCGACTGCCTGAGGTGTGATAACAGCCACGATGAAAAGTGTGTCTATTCAACTCTGGATCTCCCTGTAtgagtgttggtgtttgtttgtcttccacGTGTAGGCTGCAGTTAACATACAGTTAAAAACAGTGCTTGGACAGGCACTGATTGGAGATTTACGGTGGCATGACACACAGCTAGTTCAGCACTGGGAAAATAGGTAAATATTTCCTAGAAAGCACATGTTAGAGGTCATACTTCATTAAATATGAGTTCATGGGCAATGGATTCCTTCATGTTGAAATGTGCATTGTCTGCATGTGACTATTTCCTGGTTTGCTGAATGAAGAACTGAAGTGAGATTAAAATCAAAGAGGAACGCCTGAGTAAACAAATGACAGAGGAACTGCCAATGAGCTCCAtttaaaagtattgttttgaaACCACCCCccttcaaaaaaaaataaaaaaggcgTACAATAGCCCAGTCCACCCCCACCCAGCGACATACAATGGCAGCACCCGTGGCTAAACCTGAACGCGAAAGAAAACGAGGCAGGTCTGCTCAGGCTTTCATTCAAATCCAACACTTCCGCTGCAGCTTTCACTGGGAGAGGAGCTTGCAGGAAACACAAGTGAATCACACCGAGTCCTGATGTgactgttgatgatgatgagaaaagatgaaagaaatgtcTCATTGTATCAATGAGGTTGCCGGGTGattgtgtacattttgacaAGCCTAACCACAGCTTCAGAACAGAATGAGTGTGTGCAACTTCTACACCAGCAGCTCACTCTCTCAGGCAGGTTTCTCTGGATGAAATACAGCTGAATTCATAGATTTCACCGGGTTAAGTGAGAGTGACAATACAAACTCTTAAATTGTGTCCTTTAACTGAGGGCCACAGGTGAGCCTGACAGCCTTTGACACCAGCCAGTGTGTGCAGTGCATCTGCTGCTGAGTGCAGTGACAGCTGTACAAAAGGCCTCAGACATGTGCAGCGTGATTCACCGACTCAGCGCTGATGTAACATCAGGAGCCGTTTCAGgccactctccctctccacatttcctctcctgagaaaagaaaaggcgtTTGTAGATTTCACTTTGGAATTTCCACATCCACAATGAAAGTCATGAATGGAAAAAATCATAAGCAAACAAGATCATACTTGACACTGCAGAGGCGCTGCCCTCAACTgttcaaataaagtggtttcATTAGAATAGCACGCTCTGAAAATGCAGGAAATTCCAGTAAGCGGTGCTTCTACTTTCAAAAACAGACGTTTTGTAAAAGCGATGGCAGTTTCAGGAGAGATAACGGACTGTGGCATTTGTGTGTCTATCTCGGTTTAACTGCCTGTCCCTGTCCTTCGTGCTGGACACGTCACACGCATGGCACTGCTTTCAACACAGCAACAGGTCAAACTTCAAATCACCAGCCACAGAACAAACACCACATGAGCAAACAGAgcaaatacagagacagagagccagCATTCCTGCACAGGAATTCCTGGACAGTGACTCTCCTGAACACTGCTATAATAGCAtattaggaaaaaaaatattttcaggaAATTGGAGAGTGATTATTGTGCTACTGCTTAGTTCAGAAATAGACCAAAACCTGCAGTGGAATTCACAATTTACCTTTTGTGTTTATCTTGATAGTTCAACCTGACACTTACTGTTAATGATCTGCACCTACACCACCAATTTCCATGACaactatttcttctttcaagTGTTTCCTGACTTCACTTAGTGACGTCACTACCCACAGTTCACACCCGCTTCTTTCGATGCAAGTAGAGGGGAAGCTGACCTTAGACACGCTATTTTCCTTCTTCTTATGGTTTGGAAACACATGAAACTCTGACCagcgatgggggggggggcgaatgGCTTTGAAATTGTGGCCTGATCTGAAGTCTGTGCCTTATGGCGAGTCACATACCCAGGGCAAAATGCCAGGCTGGCAAAGACCTTCTGTGAGGCTGTCACTCTAACCTCAGCAGTTACACAAGCATGGAGGAAGACACTAACTCTCATGAAGTTCTCAGTTACCCAAATTCactcaataataaatataaatattggtTTGtaagaaatgtgtcatttcctgCTTATGAAAGTGTACTATTGCACTTTACTTTTCACAGCAGCACCCCTTGTTTAAATAGACAAATGAGACGTTTCTGAGATAGCGCTGAGTTTCCTGTTTCGTCTCTCTTTAAAAGTTCAGGCTTGTTGACTTTTACTCCTCCGTGGTTCAAGATTTGGACCAGCTCCTTTTTGCCTCTTTAATTTGCTTTcctttgtttgaaaatgtcaaaagccCATGTGTGGCGTTCAGCTCCATGATGGGCAAAGTGACACTATAGCAAAGCACGGTTTACCTGACAATCACTACTCTGAAACCAGAGATCTCATCACTTATTCACAGCCGGTGACTCACACATGCGAGCGCGGAAAGGAAACAGGCCGAGGCTCACTTCACCTCACAGTTGGTTCCAACCAGTCCCTTCTTTCAGCCGTTCGAATGCCCCAAactctcacttcctcttttgTGAGCTCGCCTTCATCAGAAGTGAAATAATGCTTTTCCTACACTTCGAAACGATCGCAGCTGCTCATTGAAAAGGCGTCACTTCCGTACTGATCtggatatatttttttattatttcatcagcatagcaaaaaaaaaaaggaacaaaaaataaaacagagcagtTTCTATGAACTATAAACAGACAgttggtgtgtgtctgcaggaccGTAAGTGTATAGGCAGATGATGATgagtaaaaaaaggaaaaagaagaggggTTGCAGTTACTGAAGCACCTACactggaggtggtggggggttGGGAATAAGCACTTGCTAGGTTCCAAAAGTCAATCACAGCTagctagcccccccccctccccccgccaAAGTGCAAACTCAGCAGTGGAGAATACCTTCTGCCGTAGTAGCGGTCTTGATTTTGGGGCACCTGTAACCTGGGCTCCTCCTGAGGCAGCTGAAACTACAAACACCCAACAGTAATGGAAGCTCTGGGAGAAACAAAAGAGGCAGTAATAAGACTGGTGGTAACAGATTCACACCCTGAAACAACAAAAGTATATATCCAtatcacagtgtgtatgtgtgtgtgtgtgtgtgtgtgtgtgtgtgaatatccAGCGTCTACATAGTGTCTTTTAAACAAACCCGCCACAGTAGACATGAAGGACGTAAtcactgcaccccccccccccaatcaaaCCAGTACAATCAATTATGAAAAcagttacccccccccccccgacataTCCATAATACACATTCTTACAAATGACACAGGCAGTTTGAGCCATGAGAGTGATATGCTGATGTAGGCAATGGTTTCTGCACTTTCCCCATCCTTTGGATACGTAGCTGGGTCATGAGAATACTGAATGAGATCCAAGCAGGGGCAAAAACTACAAGCGTGCGTCTCAAAGCCCCcctaaaaagaaatgatacaaaaaaaagaggaaaacaaaaagaacttGCACCAAGAGCTCAAAAGAAAGcttaatgtatatttaaaacagTACTGATTATACAGAATGTGAACCAAagcaaactacaaaaaaagaaagagagccaGCCAAAAAACTATTGTCTCTTGTTTAAATGAAATCTGGGGTTatagtgatgtcatcattatcaaaaagaaaaagaaaacaaaatataattgcTACTCTCTTGTGTATATACTCAGCAGAGAGGCCATAGTATGAATTGCTTcagattgcatttttttttttaactcgtGTTTTCATTCtcagctacttttttttttgttgttgcctcCCAAGTGTCCAGGCTGGTGAAGGGAGAAACATTAGGATTTGTAATTTGAGGTAAGCCAGGTCAGGCCCTCGTATAGTCCATCCCCTGTTGTCGCACACGAGGGCTGAACGTACCAATTCCTATCCCTGATCCGGGTCAGGCCGAGCTTCTCCTGGATCTCGTGGGGTTTCATGGCATCTGGGAGGTCCTGTTTGTTGGCGAAGATCAGGATGATGCTGTCCTTCATCTCCCGGTCGCTGATGATTCGGTGGAGCTCCTGCCTCGCCTCGTCGATCCTGTCCCTGTCGGCACAGTCCACCACGAAAATGAGGCCCTGGGTGCCTGTGTAGTAATGTCTCCACAGAGGCCTGATCTTGTCCTGGCCCCCTACATCCCACACGTTGAACTTCACATTCTTATAGGTGACGGTCTCCACGTTGAACCCAACAGTGGGGATGGTGGTGACTGACTGTCCCAGCTTCAGCTTGTACAAGATGGTAGTTTTACCAGCAGCATCAAGTCCAAGCATCAATATTCTCATCTCCTTGTTGCCAAAGATCTTTGAGAACATTTTCCCCATCTTGTTTGCTGTGCATAAATACTTTGTtagaagaaaaataagatttCTCTAATGAGAGTAAGAAGTTGTTTATAATACAACTGGGAAGTTCAGTGCGTGCTGAGAGCCCTCCACGTGATGGCAGCGGTGGGCTGACACAAGTGTCAATACTCAAGTTTGTGCAGTTGGATAACAGGCCGCTACAATTAGCTGGACTATGATGATCTGACCTGAGCGGGTGACTTTGAGCATTCAAtgggagcagtgtgtgtgtagcccTCGCAGAATTGGGTGGGGATATATTTTCATGATCCACTGCCCTCCGATGTCAGAAGAAAAAATGACATCCCCTTGTTTCAAACTAGCCGTTGAGCACAGACTTCCTTCAAAATCCgcatttcaagtctttttttttttatccttcaAAAATCCTGTTGCTCTCAGTTGAGCTGGACTTGATACGGAAAAAAAGAGCCTACAATATAAATCAGGCCCAGTCCAAGCCCGGGGGTTCCCACTTCCTCCTTGGCTGCCGGCTGTCCACACTTGCCCTTAGCCAATCCCAGTCGATGGATTTTCAAAGCGCAGCGGTTTTTCTTatgaaaacacaccaaaatgTGAGCTCTCCGGTCCGTTTCTGCACCGGGACATCCAGAGCACGAGCGCTCAAAAGGTCATTGATTCATCCGACTTTCTTCTCTTCCCCCTGTGACACAAGAGCGGTCCAGAGAAGGGAGGGGTGTTAGTACAGAGGACAACTTTGGATCCGAAAAACGATTCTCTCTGCGGACAGAAAAGCACAACCAAACCAAAGAACATGGAGAGCGGGATGAATACCTGCGTCTGCGGCAATCCTCCCCCAGTCCCCGGGCCGTTTCTCCCCGCTCTtgccgctctctgtctctcttcctccctctctctctccagccgTTCAGTCACAGCGGCGGCGGTGCTGTGTTACCGGAAAAGGTGCGGACCCAGATCAACCGCCACTTCCTCTAcactgctctcacacacactagTGCTGCGTTCAAGCGCCCCGCAAGAGCTCCGACATCTGAAGACGAAAAAAAACATCCGAACATGTGGGCATTGCATAGGAGCCTggagtgttttttaaataacttttttagGACACATTTGTGCTGTTATACTGTTTatcatattatttttattaaaatatgtatagtGCTTATAGTACATTATTATATGACAGATAtgtctaaaataaaaatcatgtttattatttttttctttatttattttacaggttAAGGATTATTTCCCGTGTGTTCTGTACAGATGCAATGTCTGTATgttaatgttgaaatgttggTGTTGGCCTTTAAGTTCCTGAAAAcgtattttctcaatcagcttcttactatggGTGATTCTACATGAACACGctattttctcttctcttctcactgATTTAAAGTGGGTGGGACTCAGATAGAAAAATGTGACgtcacatatttctgtgcaccaatcagaatctagcaatatttgaatcaaaatcTGATGGCACTTGCTGGGTTGTTCAGtcgctgtcaatcaaatcagaTCAAACTACACCCAAACAGTCCCGATGTGGCAGATTAACTTTTAggagtttttgtgtgttaaatatatatgtgtgtgtgtgtatatatatatatatttaaactctgatgtcattttaataatcatgaatattgttgtgttgtgttatagAATCAGGGCCAAATTTTCAGGGAATATCAAGTGTGGAGCAAGTGAATAGTTCCTGGGAATCAGCATTAAGCGAACCTGTCATGGACGTCACACACCACTTAAGAAGGCAACACTCCCAAGTTCTTGTTAACTTTTACGGAGGAGCAATGGAAAGCATCCTGACTGGAGACATTACATATTGGCATGGCATGTGCATGGCAAAGGATACTAAAAGACAATACCCAGCCGCAGCCTATTGACCCTGCTCCTGGCTGGCAAGCAATACAGAACTAAGTTTCTTTTCTCAGGCTGAGAGACTCAACTCAACTCATCCTCTGCAATCcaccataaataaatgacatggaaCTTTACACTGAcattgcacatactgtacatactttctggatgtatatgtgtatatatatatgtatatgggTA
The DNA window shown above is from Enoplosus armatus isolate fEnoArm2 chromosome 19, fEnoArm2.hap1, whole genome shotgun sequence and carries:
- the arf6a gene encoding ADP-ribosylation factor 6a codes for the protein MGKMFSKIFGNKEMRILMLGLDAAGKTTILYKLKLGQSVTTIPTVGFNVETVTYKNVKFNVWDVGGQDKIRPLWRHYYTGTQGLIFVVDCADRDRIDEARQELHRIISDREMKDSIILIFANKQDLPDAMKPHEIQEKLGLTRIRDRNWYVQPSCATTGDGLYEGLTWLTSNYKS